One genomic region from Camelus bactrianus isolate YW-2024 breed Bactrian camel chromosome 3, ASM4877302v1, whole genome shotgun sequence encodes:
- the LOC105061814 gene encoding protocadherin alpha-11, producing MLPLKDPLKLLKNSGRFKMRNWSLWHCKYKESCFGMYTLYAMFVSQRRGLGTVRLLLSLLLLAAWEAGSGQVYYSVSEEAKHGTFVGRIAQDLGLELAELVPRLFRVASKGRGDLLEVNLQNGILFVNSRIDREELCGRSTECSIHLEVIVDRPLQVFHVEVEVKDINDNPPVFPLREQKLLISESKQPDSKFPLEGASDADIGENAQLTYRLSQNEYFSLELPTNNKQSKRLSLTLKKSLDREETPELNLLLTAADKGKPELTGTIQLLVHVLDINDNDPEFEQSEYKLRLMENTAKESLVIKLNATDRDEGVNGEVTYSLMSIKPNGKPLFTLNENNGEVRVNGTLDYEENKFYEIEVQATDKGNPPMAGHCTLWVEILDANDNAPEVTVTSLSLPVREDTQPSTVIALISVSDRDSGANGQVICSLTPQVPFKIISTFKNYYSLVLDSVLDRESVANYKLVVTARDGGSPSLSATASVSVDVADVNDNAPTFAQPEYTVFVKENNPPGCHIFTVSARDADAQENALVSYSLVERRVGERALSSYVSVHAESGKVYALQPLDHEELELLQFQVSARDAGVPPLGSNVTLQVFVLDENDNAPALLPPPTGPGGGAGVVSQLVAWSVGAGHVVAKVRAVDADSGYNAWLSYELQAAAGAARSPFRVGLYTGEISTTRALDEADAPRQRLLVLVKDHGEPALTATATVLLSLEDSGQAPKASSRASTGAAGAEAALVDVNVYLIVAICAVSSLFVLTLLLYTALRCSAPPSEGACGPGKPRLVCSSAVGSWSYSQQRRQRVCSGEGPPKADLMAFSPCLPPGLDREVGEERQDAESNHPGQVSSIDSPLF from the coding sequence ATGCTACCGTTAAAGGATCCTTTGAAACTTCTCAAAAATTCAGGAAGATTTAAAATGCGAAACTGGAGTCTATGGCACTGTAAGTATAAAGAATCCTGTTTTGGAATGTATACGTTGTATGCAATGTTCGTGTCTCAAAGAAGGGGATTAGGCACTGTGCGACTGCTGCTGTCGCTTCTGCTCCTCGCAGCCTGGGAAGCCGGGAGCGGCCAGGTCTACTACTCCGTCTCCGAGGAGGCGAAACACGGCACCTTCGTGGGCCGCATCGCGCAGgacctggggctggagctggcggAGCTGGTGCCGCGCCTGTTCCGTGTGGCGTCCAAGGGACGCGGGGATCTTCTGGAGGTAAATCTGCAGAATGGCATTTTGTTTGTGAATTCTCGGATCGACCGAGAGGAGCTGTGCGGGCGGAGCACGGAGTGCAGCATCCACCTGGAGGTGATCGTGGACAGGCCGCTGCAGGTGTTCCACGTGGAGGTAGAAGTAAAGGATATTAATGATAATCCACCCGTGTTCCCTCTCAGAGAACAAAAGCTGCTGATTTCCGAGTCTAAGCAACCAGACTCGAAGTTTCCTCTAGAGGGAGCTTCTGATGCCGATATAGGAGAGAATGCTCAATTGACCTACAGACTAAGTCAAAATGAGTACTTTTCTTTAGAATTACCAACAAATAATAAGCAGTCTAAAAGACTGTCACTTACATTAAAGAAGTCTCTAGATAGAGAGGAAACTCCAGAACTTAATTTGCTACTAACAGCTGCAGATAAAGGGAAACCGGAGCTCACTGGCACTATTCAGCTATTGGTCCACGTCTTGGATATTAACGACAATGATCCGGAATTTGAACAATCAGAATACAAGCTGAGATTGATGGAAAACACAGCTAAAGAATCTCTTGTGATAAAGTTAAATGCCACAGACCGAGATGAAGGAGTCAATGGGGAGGTAACATATTCCTTGATGTCCATTAAGCCTAATGGAAAACCCTTATttacattaaatgaaaataatggaGAAGTGAGAGTCAATGGAACTTTAGAttatgaagaaaacaaattttatgaAATTGAAGTACAGGCCACAGATAAGGGGAATCCCCCAATGGCAGGTCACTGTACACTCTGGGTCGAAATCTTAGATGCCAATGATAATGCCCCTGAAGTCACTGTGACTTCCCTGTCTCTACCAGTTCGAGAGGACACTCAGCCAAGCACCGTCATTGCGCTGATCAGTGTATCTGATCGAGACTCTGGTGCCAACGGACAGGTGATCTGCTCACTAACGCCCCAAGTCCCCTTCAAGATCATATCCACATTCAAGAACTACTATTCGCTGGTGCTGGACAGCGTCTTGGACCGCGAGAGCGTGGCTAACTATAAGCTGGTGGTGACCGCGAGGGACGGGGGCTCGCCTTCGCTGTCGGCCACGGCCAGCGTGTCCGTGGACGTGGCCGACGTGAACGACAACGCGCCCACGTTCGCGCAGCCCGAGTACACGGTGTTCGTGAAGGAGAACAACCCGCCCGGCTGCCACATCTTCACCGTGTCGGCGCGGGACGCGGACGCACAGGAGAACGCGCTGGTGTCCTACTCGCTGGTGGAGCGGCGGGTGGGCGAGCGAGCGCTGTCGAGCTACGTGTCTGTGCACGCGGAGAGCGGCAAGGTGTACGCGCTGCAGCCGCTGGACCACGAGGAGCTGGAGCTGCTGCAGTTCCAGGTGAGCGCGCGCGACGCGGGCGTGCCGCCTCTGGGCAGCAACGTGACGCTGCAGGTGTTCGTGCTGGACGAGAACGACAACGCGCCTGCGCTGCTGCCGCCGCCAAccgggcctgggggcggggccggcgtggTGAGCCAGCTGGTGGCGTGGTCGGTGGGCGCGGGCCACGTGGTGGCGAAGGTGCGTGCGGTGGACGCGGACTCGGGCTACAACGCGTGGCTGTCGTACGAGCTGCAGGCGGCGGCGGGGGCCGCGCGCAGCCCGTTCCGCGTGGGGCTGTACACGGGCGAGATCAGCACGACGCGCGCCCTGGACGAGGCGGACGCGCCACGCCAGCGCCTGCTGGTGCTGGTGAAGGACCACGGCGAGCCGGCGCTGACGGCCACGGCCACCGTGCTGCTGTCGCTGGAGGACAGCGGCCAGGCGCCCAAGGCCTCTTCGCGGGCGTCGACGGGCGCCGCTGGAGCCGAAGCGGCTCTGGTGGATGTGAACGTGTACCTGATCGTCGCCATCTGCGCGGTGTCCAGCCTGTTTGTGCTCACGCTGCTGCTGTACACGGCGCTGCGGTGCTCGGCGCCGCCCAGCGAGGGCGCGTGCGGGCCCGGGAAGCCCAGGCTGGTGTGCTCCAGCGCGGTGGGGAGCTGGTCTTACTCGCAGCAGAGGCGGCAGAGGGTGTGCTCTGGGGAGGGACCGCCCAAAGCAGATCTTATGGCCTTT